One window of the Bremerella sp. JC817 genome contains the following:
- a CDS encoding DUF1559 domain-containing protein, which yields MSLSKSKGFTLVELLVVIAIIGVLIALLLPAVQQAREAARRIQCTNNLKQLGLAMHNYHDTYGSFPYGQYNTQQSENTSENPNRSTWFVATLPFVEQSAMYDTIQPLMSTSAANTWPENVRKTVVEGFVCPSDPNGGKIGNDGFQGNYVGNANDNVLNQAVAAESSAMGGLFFVKSKIGLRDITDGTSNTLMFGEIRQSPQIECTLGNYWNGWAMESMFTTVFGVNTPLGAAPDFVAAGTDVKNPWRDTQGIPYADENTMTCFELRSAHPGGVMTTRADGSVTFIPETVNTNTLKYLSRRDDGKVIGSL from the coding sequence ATGTCGTTGTCGAAGTCAAAGGGATTTACGCTCGTCGAACTGCTGGTGGTTATCGCCATCATTGGCGTTCTGATTGCCCTGTTGCTGCCAGCCGTGCAGCAAGCCCGCGAAGCCGCCCGTCGTATCCAGTGCACCAACAACCTGAAGCAGTTGGGTCTGGCAATGCACAATTATCACGATACCTATGGCTCGTTTCCTTACGGCCAATACAACACACAGCAGAGTGAGAACACCTCGGAGAACCCGAATCGATCAACCTGGTTTGTGGCGACGTTACCTTTTGTCGAGCAATCAGCCATGTACGACACGATTCAGCCACTGATGAGCACATCTGCTGCGAACACTTGGCCAGAAAACGTTCGTAAGACCGTGGTGGAAGGTTTTGTTTGCCCATCCGATCCAAACGGTGGAAAGATCGGCAACGACGGTTTTCAGGGGAACTATGTCGGCAATGCCAATGATAATGTGCTGAATCAGGCAGTGGCCGCGGAATCTAGCGCAATGGGTGGCTTGTTCTTCGTGAAGTCGAAAATCGGACTGCGAGACATTACCGACGGGACGAGCAACACCTTGATGTTCGGTGAAATTCGTCAGAGCCCGCAAATCGAGTGCACGCTGGGCAACTACTGGAATGGCTGGGCGATGGAATCGATGTTTACCACCGTGTTTGGTGTGAACACTCCTTTAGGAGCCGCTCCTGATTTCGTTGCTGCTGGAACCGATGTTAAGAACCCATGGCGAGATACTCAGGGCATACCTTACGCCGACGAGAACACGATGACTTGCTTCGAGTTGCGAAGTGCTCATCCAGGTGGTGTCATGACGACTCGTGCTGATGGTTCTGTGACCTTCATCCCTGAAACGGTCAACACGAACACGCTGAAATATCTCTCCCGACGCGACGATGGGAAGGTGATCGGATCTCTCTAA
- a CDS encoding DUF423 domain-containing protein, which produces MFQFNLILGAFFGIVLVVGGPIAEPYAAQKFATDLKAKAVDMPGDIGPDGRPGMPVKVISEVDRQESAQRWGKYQDGLRYLAIHAVALTVLGLVSGGRWGQVLGGIGFSLGTLFYGCGIAFSALLNMPTLAVFAPMGAIFLLMGWIGLMLAAFQVRRTPTAVA; this is translated from the coding sequence ATGTTTCAATTTAACCTGATCCTGGGGGCTTTCTTTGGGATCGTGCTGGTTGTCGGCGGTCCAATTGCCGAGCCATACGCCGCACAAAAATTTGCCACGGACCTCAAGGCAAAGGCGGTCGACATGCCGGGAGATATTGGCCCCGATGGACGTCCAGGAATGCCAGTCAAAGTCATCAGCGAGGTGGACCGGCAAGAGAGTGCTCAGCGTTGGGGGAAGTACCAGGATGGATTGCGATATTTGGCAATTCACGCGGTTGCCTTGACCGTACTGGGCTTGGTCTCTGGTGGACGTTGGGGACAAGTGCTCGGCGGCATTGGGTTCAGCCTGGGGACCCTGTTTTACGGTTGTGGTATAGCCTTCAGTGCTTTACTGAATATGCCCACCTTAGCCGTGTTTGCGCCGATGGGGGCGATCTTCCTGCTGATGGGCTGGATTGGCCTAATGCTGGCCGCTTTTCAGGTCCGAAGAACTCCTACCGCTGTGGCTTAA
- the glmS gene encoding glutamine--fructose-6-phosphate transaminase (isomerizing) — translation MCGIVGYVGDLRAADFLLEGLRRLEYRGYDSAGIAAVDRHQQFHVVKTAGRIDSLADRLADDMPVGTTGIGHTRWATHGAATEANAHPHLGPEGEVVIVHNGVIENYAALKSRLQQKGYVFHSDTDSEVIAYMLEDGYKQLSIAPGKAPTDDALVGLVQKVLAKLQGTYGVGVLFRSRPDLIIAARLGSPLVIGVSDDAHFLASDASPLVGYTDKIVYLTDHQVALLKADSLQIAHRDLGEVSHNVEKLEIASGDVELGEYEHYMLKEIFEQPQSLENTMRGRLNLDNATAVFGGLNLTPQELRGVDRILLTACGTSWHAAMVGEYLIEEMARIPVEVEYASELRYRNPPVPRRTLVFGITQSGETADTLAALREMKRKGHPTLAICNVVGSSIAQEANGGIYLHAGPEVGVASTKAYTSQLAVLAMLGLYFGRLNHLSFDQGYRIIRAMQALPDAVRTALNTQEQAQKVAEKYQSANNFLYLGRYFNFPTALEGALKLKEISYIHAEGYPAAELKHGPIALVDENTPSVFIMPQGVVYDKVMSNLQEIKARGGPVIAIASEDDHEIDNYADDVIRIPTVEEFLQPIVSVIPLQFIAYHIALLRGCDVDKPRNLAKSVTVE, via the coding sequence ATGTGTGGTATTGTCGGATACGTTGGTGATCTTCGAGCGGCAGATTTCCTGTTGGAAGGACTGCGTCGCCTCGAATACCGCGGATACGACAGCGCCGGCATCGCCGCTGTCGATCGCCACCAGCAGTTTCATGTGGTGAAAACTGCCGGCCGAATCGACTCGCTGGCAGACCGCCTGGCCGATGACATGCCGGTAGGAACGACCGGGATCGGGCATACCCGTTGGGCCACCCATGGTGCCGCGACCGAAGCCAACGCCCACCCCCACCTCGGCCCTGAAGGCGAGGTGGTGATCGTCCATAATGGCGTGATCGAAAACTACGCGGCCCTCAAATCACGCCTGCAGCAAAAAGGATATGTCTTCCACAGCGATACCGATTCGGAAGTGATCGCGTACATGCTGGAAGATGGTTACAAACAGCTTTCGATCGCCCCAGGCAAAGCCCCGACCGACGATGCCTTGGTTGGCCTGGTGCAGAAAGTTCTGGCCAAGCTGCAAGGCACCTACGGCGTTGGCGTGCTCTTTCGTAGTCGACCAGACCTGATTATCGCGGCTCGACTTGGCAGCCCGCTGGTGATTGGCGTTTCCGACGATGCCCACTTCCTGGCCAGCGATGCTTCGCCCCTGGTTGGCTATACCGACAAAATCGTCTACCTCACCGATCATCAGGTAGCTCTGCTGAAAGCCGATTCGCTCCAGATTGCTCACCGCGACCTGGGCGAGGTTTCGCATAACGTCGAGAAACTCGAGATCGCGTCTGGCGATGTGGAACTGGGCGAGTACGAACATTACATGCTCAAAGAGATCTTCGAGCAGCCGCAGTCGCTGGAAAATACGATGCGCGGCCGCCTGAATCTCGACAATGCCACCGCAGTCTTCGGCGGGCTGAATCTGACTCCGCAGGAACTTCGTGGCGTCGACCGTATCTTGCTGACGGCGTGTGGCACGAGTTGGCATGCCGCGATGGTGGGTGAATACCTGATCGAAGAGATGGCTCGCATTCCGGTGGAAGTTGAATACGCTTCGGAACTGCGTTATCGAAACCCGCCTGTTCCGCGACGAACGCTCGTTTTCGGGATTACCCAAAGCGGTGAAACGGCCGACACGCTGGCTGCCCTTCGCGAGATGAAACGCAAAGGACACCCGACCCTCGCCATCTGCAACGTGGTCGGCAGCAGCATCGCCCAGGAAGCCAACGGTGGGATTTACCTGCATGCCGGCCCTGAGGTTGGCGTCGCTTCGACCAAGGCATACACCTCGCAGCTGGCCGTGCTGGCAATGCTGGGGCTTTATTTCGGAAGATTGAATCACCTGAGCTTCGACCAGGGATATCGGATCATTCGCGCGATGCAGGCCCTGCCCGATGCCGTTCGCACCGCACTGAACACCCAAGAGCAGGCCCAAAAGGTCGCCGAGAAATACCAGTCGGCCAACAACTTCCTGTACCTTGGCCGCTATTTCAACTTCCCTACGGCCCTGGAAGGTGCTTTGAAGCTAAAGGAAATCAGCTACATCCACGCCGAAGGCTATCCAGCGGCCGAACTGAAACATGGGCCGATCGCCCTGGTCGACGAGAACACGCCAAGCGTCTTCATCATGCCGCAGGGCGTGGTTTACGACAAAGTGATGAGCAACCTCCAAGAGATCAAAGCGCGAGGTGGTCCCGTCATTGCGATTGCCAGCGAAGACGATCACGAGATCGACAACTACGCCGACGACGTGATCCGGATCCCGACCGTAGAAGAATTCCTGCAGCCGATCGTTTCGGTCATTCCGCTGCAGTTCATTGCCTATCACATTGCCCTGCTTCGTGGCTGCGACGTCGACAAGCCACGCAACCTGGCCAAGAGCGTGACGGTCGAATAA
- the kdsB gene encoding 3-deoxy-manno-octulosonate cytidylyltransferase: protein MKPALALSLTSLVVIPARLHSTRLPQKLLLAETGKPLIQHTYEAACQAQGTDGVVVATDHESIESAVIGFGGDAVMTSESCASGTDRVAEIAQVRPDIDIFINVQGDEPEISAEAIETVRFLLETNPDVSMATLATPIRCLDKLRDPACVKVTFGENGRALYFSRSPIPFVRDGFEGQIDAEPPVFFQHLGIYAYRRDFLLKLATAPPSPLEQLEKLEQLRVLEMGETILVGTIAEPSIGIDTPADYAAFVRKIGNC, encoded by the coding sequence ATGAAACCAGCCCTCGCCCTTTCGCTGACCAGTCTTGTTGTCATTCCGGCTCGTTTGCATTCGACCCGTCTGCCGCAGAAGCTGCTGCTGGCCGAGACCGGCAAGCCATTGATTCAACATACCTACGAGGCGGCCTGTCAGGCTCAGGGAACCGATGGCGTCGTGGTGGCAACCGACCATGAATCGATCGAGTCGGCGGTGATTGGTTTTGGTGGCGATGCGGTGATGACCAGCGAGTCGTGTGCTAGCGGCACCGATCGTGTTGCTGAGATCGCCCAGGTCCGACCAGACATCGATATCTTCATTAACGTCCAAGGAGACGAGCCCGAGATTTCGGCGGAGGCGATCGAAACGGTGCGGTTCCTTTTGGAGACCAACCCAGACGTCTCGATGGCGACTCTGGCGACTCCGATTCGCTGCCTCGATAAGTTGCGGGATCCCGCCTGCGTGAAGGTTACTTTTGGGGAAAACGGCAGAGCCCTCTATTTCAGCCGAAGTCCTATTCCTTTTGTTCGGGATGGCTTCGAGGGGCAGATCGATGCCGAGCCCCCCGTGTTTTTTCAGCATTTGGGCATCTATGCCTACCGGCGTGACTTCCTGCTGAAGCTCGCCACCGCGCCACCTTCCCCCCTAGAGCAGTTAGAGAAGCTTGAGCAACTGCGGGTCCTGGAGATGGGAGAAACGATTCTGGTCGGTACGATCGCCGAGCCCAGCATCGGAATTGACACGCCAGCCGACTATGCGGCGTTTGTCAGAAAGATAGGCAATTGCTAG
- a CDS encoding CTP synthase, with amino-acid sequence MAKHIFVTGGVVSSLGKGLTSASVGMLLEQRGLKVKMQKLDPYINVDPGTMSPYQHGEVYVLDDGSETDLDLGHYERFTNSPLTRDSNYTTGQIYMSVINKERRGEFLGKTVQVIPHITDEIKSVIRKLGDDDTDVIITEIGGTVGDIESQPFLEAIRQFPQTVGRENCLFIHLTLVPYLKAAGELKTKPTQHSVGQLREIGIQPDILICRTERNLSRDDREKIALFCNVPIEAVIEEKDKDFSIYEVPISLHDNNLDDLIAGKLGLPQVSSVDLTPWQEILHTLRYPDHEISIAVVGKYAEHKDAYKSIYEAIDHAGIHHKSQIRIGRIQSETLETEGAERMLAGFDGILVPGGFGERGIEGKVEAIRYARQRGIPFLGICLGMQCAAIEFARNVVNLEGAHSTEFDKHTPHPVICLLDEQKNITDKGGTMRLGTQPCALEPGSKAHDAYATEEISERHRHRYEFNNVYRDQFRSNGMSFAGLKPDKSLVEILEIDEHPWFVAVQFHPEFKSKPIQAHPLFAGFVGAAIARRRRDAKKEAAASDSASQQAADA; translated from the coding sequence ATGGCAAAACATATTTTTGTTACCGGCGGTGTTGTCAGTTCACTAGGAAAAGGGTTGACCAGCGCGTCAGTCGGAATGCTCCTCGAGCAGCGCGGCCTGAAGGTCAAGATGCAGAAGCTTGACCCCTATATCAATGTCGACCCAGGGACCATGAGTCCCTATCAGCACGGCGAAGTTTATGTGCTGGACGACGGCAGCGAGACCGACCTCGATCTGGGGCACTACGAGCGATTCACCAACAGCCCGCTGACGCGCGACTCGAACTACACGACCGGACAGATCTACATGTCCGTGATCAACAAAGAGCGTCGCGGGGAGTTCCTCGGCAAGACCGTTCAGGTCATTCCGCACATCACCGACGAGATCAAGTCGGTCATCCGGAAGCTGGGGGATGACGATACCGATGTGATCATCACTGAAATCGGTGGTACCGTCGGTGATATCGAAAGCCAGCCATTCCTGGAAGCGATTCGTCAGTTCCCGCAGACCGTCGGTCGCGAAAACTGCTTGTTCATTCACCTCACGCTCGTGCCGTACTTGAAGGCGGCCGGCGAGCTGAAGACCAAGCCGACTCAGCACTCGGTCGGGCAGCTTCGCGAAATCGGTATCCAGCCAGACATCCTGATCTGCCGTACCGAGCGGAACCTGAGCCGTGACGATCGCGAAAAGATCGCTCTGTTCTGTAACGTTCCGATCGAAGCGGTGATCGAGGAAAAGGACAAGGACTTCTCGATCTATGAAGTGCCGATCAGTCTGCACGATAATAACCTGGACGATCTGATTGCCGGCAAGTTGGGCCTGCCCCAGGTATCGAGTGTCGATTTGACGCCATGGCAAGAGATTTTGCACACGCTGCGTTACCCGGACCACGAAATCAGTATCGCGGTCGTCGGTAAGTATGCCGAGCATAAAGATGCCTACAAGTCGATCTACGAAGCGATCGATCACGCCGGAATCCATCACAAGTCGCAGATCCGTATCGGGCGTATCCAAAGCGAAACGCTCGAAACGGAAGGTGCCGAGCGGATGCTGGCCGGTTTCGACGGGATTCTGGTCCCTGGCGGTTTCGGCGAACGTGGTATCGAAGGCAAAGTCGAAGCGATTCGCTACGCCCGTCAGCGTGGTATTCCGTTCCTGGGGATTTGCCTCGGGATGCAGTGTGCCGCGATCGAATTCGCCCGAAACGTCGTCAATCTGGAAGGTGCCCACTCGACCGAGTTCGATAAGCACACGCCACACCCGGTGATCTGTCTGCTGGACGAGCAGAAGAATATCACCGACAAGGGTGGCACGATGCGACTCGGCACGCAGCCATGTGCCCTGGAGCCTGGCAGCAAGGCGCACGATGCCTATGCGACCGAGGAGATCTCGGAACGTCATCGTCACCGCTACGAATTCAACAACGTCTATCGGGACCAGTTCCGTAGCAACGGCATGTCGTTTGCCGGCCTGAAGCCCGACAAGTCGTTGGTGGAGATTCTGGAAATCGACGAGCATCCTTGGTTCGTCGCGGTTCAGTTCCATCCGGAGTTCAAGAGCAAGCCGATCCAGGCTCATCCGCTCTTCGCGGGTTTCGTTGGCGCTGCGATCGCTCGCCGTCGCCGCGATGCCAAGAAGGAAGCTGCCGCCAGCGATAGTGCATCGCAACAAGCAGCCGACGCCTAA
- a CDS encoding DUF1844 domain-containing protein, which translates to MSEDHDSEKKIVEDQPAEGGSPEPMPPADFTLLISMLATQAFSALGLMPDPVTGQTARHPEVAKHMIDLLGMLEAKTKGNLEPHESAALESILHQIRMAYVSETK; encoded by the coding sequence ATGAGCGAAGATCACGATTCGGAAAAGAAGATTGTCGAAGATCAGCCGGCCGAAGGTGGATCGCCGGAGCCGATGCCGCCGGCGGACTTCACGCTGCTGATTTCGATGCTCGCTACCCAGGCCTTCTCGGCTTTGGGCCTGATGCCAGATCCGGTGACTGGGCAAACGGCTCGTCACCCGGAAGTCGCCAAGCATATGATTGACTTGCTAGGGATGCTGGAAGCGAAGACGAAAGGGAATCTCGAACCGCATGAAAGTGCAGCCCTCGAGAGCATTCTGCATCAGATCCGAATGGCCTACGTCTCGGAAACGAAGTAG
- a CDS encoding DUF1559 domain-containing protein gives MQCARSVLRPRPAFTLVELLVVIAIIGVLIALLLPAVQQAREAARRTQCINNLKQIGIALHNYHDTFKVMPPLAILGNGSGNPQAARHYTWISLLLPQFEQAALHDQFNFSAPAWNQSLPGGLGNLQGAPVAPMLRCPSDGDFRDTSQTGGVSVTNYAASEGYHWWSTANLSADYLSSTLGVPGLPSESASRDWRGAFCIGNKVDMANFLDGTSNTIVVAEANATAYKNGGDRWNAGTGVRRAASNEAVIRPAYVFTANYGFARRAPYADPAGAAATADGWFKQPSDGVPYHFTPSYISYRNINNDWQGPSSMHPGVVMCLMGDASVSRITEGITYWTWLSMNGMADGNIASLDN, from the coding sequence ATGCAATGCGCTCGATCGGTGCTGCGCCCACGCCCAGCATTTACCCTCGTCGAACTCCTGGTGGTCATCGCCATCATCGGCGTTCTGATCGCTCTGTTACTGCCGGCAGTGCAACAGGCCCGTGAAGCTGCCCGGCGCACTCAGTGCATTAACAACCTTAAGCAAATCGGGATTGCCCTGCACAATTACCACGACACCTTCAAGGTGATGCCACCTCTGGCCATCCTGGGCAACGGTTCTGGCAACCCCCAAGCCGCTCGCCATTACACGTGGATTTCGTTGCTGCTGCCGCAGTTTGAACAAGCGGCTCTGCACGACCAGTTCAATTTCTCGGCTCCGGCCTGGAATCAAAGCCTGCCCGGTGGTCTTGGCAATCTGCAAGGTGCACCGGTGGCTCCGATGCTCCGCTGTCCATCGGACGGCGACTTCCGCGATACCAGCCAGACCGGCGGGGTCTCGGTGACCAACTACGCTGCCTCGGAAGGCTACCACTGGTGGTCGACCGCCAACCTGAGCGCGGATTATTTGTCATCTACACTCGGCGTGCCTGGACTCCCCTCGGAATCGGCCAGCCGCGATTGGCGCGGTGCTTTCTGCATTGGCAATAAGGTCGATATGGCGAACTTCCTGGATGGCACGTCGAACACCATCGTCGTCGCCGAAGCCAATGCCACCGCCTACAAGAATGGCGGCGACCGCTGGAATGCCGGCACCGGCGTTCGCCGAGCCGCTTCGAATGAAGCCGTCATCCGGCCTGCCTACGTCTTCACAGCCAATTACGGTTTTGCCCGCCGAGCACCCTATGCCGATCCGGCCGGCGCCGCGGCCACTGCCGATGGCTGGTTCAAGCAACCTTCCGATGGCGTTCCATACCACTTCACGCCGTCGTACATCTCGTACCGCAACATCAACAACGACTGGCAAGGCCCCAGCAGCATGCATCCCGGCGTGGTCATGTGCCTGATGGGAGACGCCTCAGTCAGTCGCATCACCGAAGGGATTACCTACTGGACCTGGCTCAGCATGAACGGCATGGCCGACGGCAACATCGCCAGCCTCGATAACTAA
- a CDS encoding division/cell wall cluster transcriptional repressor MraZ: MGSDQFILGEYSRTLDDRFRLSIPTQITDVVAPDGDDLILVKERPGCLSLWNGPQWQGKLDAGVNLVHAKIAAGKLENRIADVQLLGRLLSTRQRNVTLAGKGRLLIPEGFREFLGVEAGGEVLIVGAAVCVEIWKPEAWLSNLEEKMPEFRSLLDQLSG, from the coding sequence ATGGGGTCGGACCAGTTCATCCTCGGGGAATACAGCCGAACGCTGGACGACAGGTTCCGGCTTTCGATTCCCACGCAGATCACCGATGTGGTCGCGCCGGATGGGGACGACTTGATCCTGGTGAAAGAACGACCAGGATGCCTCAGCCTTTGGAATGGGCCTCAGTGGCAGGGAAAGCTCGACGCCGGCGTGAATCTGGTTCATGCCAAGATTGCGGCGGGCAAGTTAGAGAACCGCATCGCCGACGTGCAACTGCTCGGGCGATTGCTTTCAACACGACAACGAAACGTCACGCTGGCTGGTAAAGGGAGATTACTAATACCGGAGGGATTTCGGGAATTCTTAGGCGTGGAAGCTGGGGGCGAAGTCTTAATTGTCGGCGCCGCCGTCTGTGTCGAAATCTGGAAGCCAGAAGCATGGCTCTCCAATCTCGAAGAGAAGATGCCTGAATTCCGTTCTCTGCTGGATCAGCTTAGCGGCTAA
- a CDS encoding beta-ketoacyl-[acyl-carrier-protein] synthase family protein has protein sequence MTKDDAKDPVVITGIGLITSVGQDRESTWASIRRGTCGIRRMTGIAPIEDNLILGAPVDLPDGLEPRLKILTLNEIAAAEAIRDSQIDMTAVDRTRFGCAVSAGMGDARSIFDVIDVPGGTWPVAGGIPHEQFFPCTPSYHVAHKFQLEGPRLSHSTACASGLVELACAVRAIRDGQCDIALAGSAEAIDPLFVAGFRKMRVLSDDADPVRACRPFDKTRNGFVIGEGAAMFVVERLSHALARGAKIYAEVLGCRMLAEAHHVTGIDMESDALERLLRITLKSSDLGPRDIDYVNCHGTGTAQNDVNEARGIRAAFGPFASRLCASSIKSMIGHLLNASGSVELAMTTLALRDGFVPPTSNLRSIDPEVDIDCVPLVGRELKIQHALKLSVAFGGHLVAVALRRWNDSQSGFAYPDAAPEAIPDDTRRVA, from the coding sequence GTGACCAAAGATGACGCGAAAGATCCGGTAGTAATAACCGGAATCGGATTGATCACGTCGGTCGGCCAGGATCGAGAATCGACCTGGGCGTCGATACGGCGCGGAACGTGCGGAATTCGCCGGATGACTGGGATTGCTCCGATTGAAGACAATCTGATCCTGGGAGCTCCGGTCGATCTGCCCGACGGCCTCGAGCCGCGGTTGAAGATTTTGACACTCAACGAAATCGCCGCAGCCGAAGCAATCCGAGATTCACAAATTGACATGACGGCGGTCGATCGCACGCGATTTGGCTGCGCCGTTAGTGCCGGGATGGGGGACGCGCGCTCGATCTTCGATGTGATCGATGTGCCTGGCGGAACCTGGCCGGTGGCTGGGGGGATACCGCACGAGCAGTTCTTCCCTTGTACTCCTTCTTACCACGTGGCCCATAAGTTCCAGTTGGAAGGGCCTCGTCTGTCGCATTCCACAGCGTGCGCCAGTGGCCTGGTCGAATTGGCGTGTGCGGTTCGAGCGATCCGCGATGGTCAATGCGATATCGCCTTGGCCGGCAGTGCGGAAGCGATTGATCCATTGTTTGTCGCAGGCTTCCGGAAGATGCGAGTCCTTTCAGACGACGCCGATCCGGTTCGTGCTTGTCGCCCATTCGACAAAACCCGCAATGGCTTTGTCATCGGTGAAGGGGCGGCGATGTTCGTCGTTGAACGCTTGAGTCACGCGTTGGCCCGCGGAGCGAAGATCTACGCCGAGGTTCTCGGCTGTCGGATGCTCGCTGAAGCGCATCACGTGACCGGCATTGATATGGAAAGCGACGCCTTGGAGCGTTTGCTGCGAATCACGCTGAAATCGAGCGATTTGGGTCCACGCGACATTGATTACGTCAATTGTCACGGCACCGGAACAGCCCAGAACGACGTGAACGAAGCTCGTGGTATTCGGGCCGCGTTTGGTCCGTTTGCCAGTCGCTTGTGTGCCAGTAGCATCAAGTCGATGATCGGGCACTTGCTCAACGCATCGGGGAGTGTCGAACTGGCGATGACCACGCTGGCTCTGCGAGACGGATTCGTTCCGCCAACCTCGAACCTGCGAAGCATCGATCCGGAAGTCGATATCGACTGCGTACCGCTGGTCGGGCGAGAGCTGAAGATCCAGCATGCCTTGAAGTTGTCGGTTGCGTTTGGTGGGCACCTGGTGGCAGTGGCCCTGCGGCGATGGAACGATTCGCAAAGCGGATTTGCCTATCCTGATGCGGCTCCCGAAGCCATTCCGGATGACACCCGTCGCGTTGCTTAG
- a CDS encoding SpoIIE family protein phosphatase, producing the protein MPRQIPNYLRVHREEPPVGQPNTQEAYPGLTQISHAMQSLTGFGLALREERSPNKGQRMSQQHVNQGSKSARIELHAHTAETVAIDDAGTLENIGSLAGGLEFLLAEIDRLRVAVRQRDAELATHVPVISCPTVDHLADRLEAALASAVEVTGATAAGLYVLDDATSQLKLRASFNLPETRHLSPARPLEGSLADLEALAGSAVVLEDTKLLPHWHCPEDVPSAACVPVATSSTPLGTLWVFVDHTRNFTDRDTNLLEIIAGKIAVDLERDQLISERRSAQKLARQRNQIADRQKSQLPNVKPLVEGWDVSAWTQQGSDLGGDFHDWAVIEDGKLAIFVGDAIDENFDAVMTSTSLATAVKANCRIAHNAEVMLDRVNRTFWAASAGDHFASLAYSIFDPMLGTMEAGSCGHIQGFAFKQNSVRPLWSNSQPLGSGPEVTPELATALLQPGEAMALLSSGLIETLRALDGKNWKTKFCDLVVRHLDLPTERILRAVQERLNRGSESISLDKTLVLVKRKEEN; encoded by the coding sequence ATGCCCCGACAGATTCCTAACTATCTGCGAGTCCACCGCGAAGAGCCGCCAGTCGGCCAGCCAAATACGCAGGAAGCGTACCCTGGGCTGACTCAAATTTCGCACGCCATGCAAAGCCTGACCGGCTTTGGACTCGCGCTTCGTGAAGAACGTTCTCCCAATAAGGGGCAGCGCATGTCGCAGCAACATGTGAACCAGGGAAGCAAGTCGGCACGCATCGAACTGCATGCCCACACGGCCGAAACCGTCGCCATTGACGACGCCGGCACGCTGGAAAACATTGGCAGCCTGGCCGGTGGGCTCGAATTCCTTCTGGCGGAAATTGATCGCCTGCGGGTGGCCGTTCGCCAACGAGACGCCGAACTCGCAACCCATGTCCCGGTCATTTCGTGCCCGACCGTCGATCACCTGGCCGACCGCCTCGAGGCAGCCCTTGCCTCGGCCGTCGAAGTCACCGGAGCGACCGCCGCAGGCCTTTACGTTTTGGATGATGCCACCAGCCAATTGAAGCTGAGGGCCTCGTTTAACCTGCCAGAAACCCGCCACTTAAGCCCTGCCCGCCCACTGGAAGGCAGCCTCGCCGATCTCGAAGCCTTGGCCGGCAGTGCGGTTGTGCTGGAAGACACCAAGCTGTTGCCGCATTGGCACTGCCCGGAAGACGTTCCTTCGGCAGCTTGCGTACCGGTAGCCACGTCGTCCACACCGCTAGGCACACTGTGGGTTTTCGTCGACCATACCCGCAACTTCACCGATCGCGACACGAACCTGCTGGAGATCATCGCGGGCAAGATCGCCGTCGACCTCGAACGAGATCAGTTGATTTCGGAACGACGCAGCGCCCAGAAACTGGCTCGCCAACGAAACCAGATCGCCGATCGCCAGAAATCGCAGCTTCCCAATGTGAAGCCCCTGGTCGAAGGCTGGGACGTTTCGGCTTGGACGCAGCAAGGGAGCGACCTGGGTGGTGACTTTCACGACTGGGCCGTGATTGAAGATGGTAAGCTGGCAATCTTTGTCGGGGACGCGATCGACGAAAACTTCGACGCCGTAATGACCTCGACCAGCCTGGCAACGGCCGTCAAAGCCAACTGCCGGATTGCCCACAACGCCGAAGTGATGCTCGACCGAGTGAATCGCACCTTCTGGGCGGCCTCGGCTGGCGACCACTTTGCCTCGCTCGCTTACTCGATCTTCGACCCAATGCTCGGCACCATGGAAGCTGGATCATGCGGACATATCCAAGGCTTTGCTTTCAAACAGAACTCGGTTCGTCCCCTTTGGAGCAACTCGCAGCCACTGGGGAGTGGCCCCGAAGTGACTCCGGAACTGGCGACTGCCCTGCTCCAGCCAGGCGAAGCGATGGCCCTGTTGTCGTCGGGCCTGATCGAGACCCTGCGAGCGCTCGACGGGAAGAACTGGAAAACCAAGTTCTGCGACCTGGTGGTCCGCCACCTCGACCTGCCAACTGAGAGGATTTTGCGGGCAGTTCAGGAACGCCTGAACCGGGGCTCGGAATCGATTTCGCTCGACAAAACACTGGTGTTGGTCAAGCGAAAAGAAGAAAACTAA